The following coding sequences are from one Patescibacteria group bacterium window:
- the groL gene encoding chaperonin GroEL (60 kDa chaperone family; promotes refolding of misfolded polypeptides especially under stressful conditions; forms two stacked rings of heptamers to form a barrel-shaped 14mer; ends can be capped by GroES; misfolded proteins enter the barrel where they are refolded when GroES binds) gives MAKQILFDEQARAQLKKGVDKLANAVKITLGPKGRNVVLDKGYGSPTITNDGVTIAKEIELEDKFENVGAQLVQEVASKTNDVAGDGTTTATLLAQRMITDGLRVVAAGTNPMVMRHGIEKGVKAVVDELHKISKPVKSTEEVAQVASISAADPEVGKLIAEVMEKVGKDGVVTVEESQTFGLSKDVVEGMQFDRGYVSPYMINNAERMEAVYEDPHILITDKKISALSDVLPLLEKIAQTGKKELVIIADDVEGEALATFVVNKIRGTFHVLAVKAPGFGDRRKEMLQDLAVLTGGRVVSEDIGLKLENAGLDVLGSARKVIASKENTTVVEGKGDKKMIEERISQIRAELKTTTSDFDKEKLQERLGKLAGGVAVIKVGAATETEMKEKKHRIEDALHATRAAVEEGIVPGGGVALIRAAHVLENLQVTGDEKVGVDILLRALSEPVRQIATNAGKDGSVIAEEVKKLKGSHGYNAADDKYEDLVAAGIVDPTKVTRSALQNAASIAAMLLTTEAVVTDLPEKKGEGAPGGMPGMGGMGGMGGGMGDY, from the coding sequence ATGGCAAAGCAAATTCTCTTCGATGAACAAGCACGCGCCCAGCTGAAGAAGGGCGTGGACAAATTAGCAAACGCGGTGAAAATCACCCTGGGACCCAAAGGTCGCAACGTGGTTTTGGACAAGGGCTATGGCAGCCCAACGATCACCAATGACGGGGTGACTATTGCCAAGGAAATTGAATTAGAAGATAAGTTTGAGAACGTGGGTGCGCAGCTGGTGCAGGAAGTTGCGTCCAAGACGAATGACGTGGCAGGTGACGGCACAACGACTGCGACGCTCCTCGCCCAGCGGATGATCACCGATGGTTTGCGCGTGGTGGCCGCCGGTACCAACCCCATGGTCATGCGCCACGGGATTGAGAAAGGCGTGAAGGCTGTGGTAGACGAGCTCCACAAGATTTCCAAGCCGGTGAAGAGCACGGAAGAGGTGGCGCAGGTTGCCTCCATTTCCGCAGCTGATCCAGAAGTGGGGAAGCTCATTGCTGAGGTAATGGAAAAAGTTGGGAAGGACGGCGTAGTAACAGTGGAAGAATCCCAGACCTTTGGCCTCAGTAAGGACGTGGTGGAAGGTATGCAGTTTGACCGCGGCTACGTGTCACCCTACATGATCAACAATGCCGAGCGCATGGAAGCCGTATACGAAGACCCGCACATCCTCATTACGGATAAGAAAATTTCCGCACTCAGCGACGTGCTGCCACTCCTGGAGAAAATTGCCCAAACTGGTAAGAAAGAGTTGGTCATCATTGCGGACGATGTGGAAGGCGAAGCGCTCGCCACGTTCGTCGTCAACAAGATTCGCGGAACGTTCCACGTGCTGGCCGTCAAAGCCCCTGGCTTTGGTGACCGCCGCAAGGAAATGCTGCAAGACCTGGCTGTGCTCACCGGTGGCCGCGTGGTCAGCGAAGACATTGGTTTGAAGCTGGAAAATGCTGGCTTGGATGTCCTGGGCAGCGCACGCAAAGTCATTGCCTCCAAGGAAAACACCACAGTGGTGGAAGGCAAAGGTGATAAGAAGATGATTGAAGAGCGCATTAGCCAAATCCGTGCAGAATTGAAGACGACCACCAGCGACTTTGACAAGGAGAAGTTGCAGGAGCGGCTGGGCAAGCTCGCCGGCGGTGTGGCGGTCATTAAAGTTGGTGCAGCTACGGAAACGGAAATGAAAGAGAAGAAGCACCGCATTGAAGATGCCTTGCACGCTACCCGCGCAGCTGTGGAGGAGGGGATTGTCCCTGGCGGTGGTGTGGCCCTCATTCGCGCCGCTCACGTGCTGGAAAATTTGCAGGTGACCGGTGATGAAAAAGTCGGCGTGGACATTCTCCTGCGCGCTCTGTCTGAACCCGTGCGCCAGATTGCGACCAACGCTGGCAAAGACGGCTCCGTGATTGCCGAAGAAGTGAAAAAGCTGAAAGGCAGCCACGGCTACAACGCAGCTGATGACAAGTACGAAGACTTGGTCGCCGCCGGGATTGTGGACCCAACCAAAGTGACGCGCTCGGCCTTGCAGAACGCGGCCTCGATTGCTGCAATGCTCCTCACCACCGAGGCTGTGGTAACCGACCTCCCAGAGAAGAAGGGCGAAGGCGCGCCAGGAGGTATGCCAGGAATGGGTGGGATGGGCGGCATGGGCGGCGGGATGGGAGATTACTAG